In the Flavisolibacter tropicus genome, one interval contains:
- a CDS encoding serine hydrolase — protein MRNTLVALLLLPTLTKAQTIAQNADALLTAYSDQHKFSGTVLIAKEGKVVFEKAYGYADQKAGRLNTTTTEFRVGSLTKMFTSTLILKLAQTSKLSLTDPVSKYVKGITGGDSIKLIHLLTHTSGINGNIETEVSTLEQFVANFKTQSLKFTPGSQFEYNNFNYILLSYIAQKVTGVPYAKLLQTEVINKAGMIHSGLDKADRASKVKALGYTTNPETALWQEVDDKNVALAAGAGALYSTAGDLYKWSQALSLHKLLPDSMWTKAMQPFVNGYGMGWMNSNAYGHTQIGHTGSIPGFIANFMKFPKEDITVILLSNYQDVDGNQLSKDLAAVAFGEPFKLPVKKQAVALSADVLNKLVGEYRLPNGFSITVSVDGNKLYALAAGDPTRIELTPESETRFFLKGPETEVQFLEENGAKYMFVNMQGGMKFEKAK, from the coding sequence ATGAGAAACACTTTAGTAGCGCTTTTATTGCTACCCACGCTAACCAAAGCCCAGACCATTGCGCAGAATGCCGATGCTTTATTAACGGCGTATTCCGATCAGCATAAGTTTAGCGGCACTGTGCTTATTGCCAAAGAAGGGAAAGTCGTATTTGAAAAGGCCTATGGCTATGCGGATCAGAAAGCGGGGCGCTTAAATACTACTACAACAGAATTTAGAGTGGGGTCACTCACCAAGATGTTTACTTCCACGCTGATCTTGAAACTGGCACAAACTTCAAAACTCTCCTTAACAGATCCGGTATCAAAATATGTAAAGGGTATAACCGGTGGTGATAGTATAAAGCTGATCCATTTACTGACACATACTTCGGGTATCAACGGAAATATAGAAACTGAAGTGTCTACCCTCGAGCAATTTGTTGCCAACTTCAAAACACAATCACTGAAATTTACCCCAGGCTCTCAGTTTGAGTATAACAACTTCAACTATATTCTGCTTAGCTACATTGCACAAAAAGTGACTGGTGTTCCTTATGCAAAACTGCTACAAACCGAAGTGATAAATAAAGCCGGCATGATTCATTCCGGTCTGGATAAAGCGGATAGAGCCTCAAAGGTGAAAGCCTTGGGATATACCACTAACCCGGAAACAGCATTGTGGCAAGAGGTGGACGATAAAAACGTAGCGCTGGCTGCAGGTGCCGGTGCATTGTATAGCACGGCAGGGGATTTATATAAGTGGTCTCAAGCGCTATCACTACATAAGCTGCTGCCTGATTCTATGTGGACCAAAGCTATGCAGCCTTTTGTTAATGGTTATGGCATGGGCTGGATGAATAGTAACGCGTATGGGCATACGCAAATTGGGCACACCGGTTCTATTCCTGGTTTTATTGCCAACTTCATGAAGTTTCCTAAGGAAGATATTACTGTTATCTTATTATCTAATTACCAGGATGTAGATGGCAACCAGCTGTCAAAAGACCTGGCGGCAGTAGCTTTTGGTGAGCCTTTTAAGCTGCCGGTTAAAAAACAAGCGGTGGCCCTTTCTGCCGATGTGTTGAACAAGTTAGTAGGTGAGTATCGCTTGCCAAATGGCTTTAGCATTACGGTATCGGTAGACGGTAATAAGTTGTATGCATTGGCAGCTGGCGATCCGACGCGTATAGAGCTAACGCCTGAAAGTGAAACCAGGTTCTTCTTGAAAGGGCCTGAAACAGAAGTGCAGTTCCTAGAGGAGAATGGTGCGAAGTATATGTTTGTGAATATGCAGGGTGGGATGAAGTTTGAGAAGGCGAAGTAA
- a CDS encoding class I SAM-dependent methyltransferase, with translation MDHIEVGKYWNDNALAWTTIARAGFDIYRDHLNTPAFFNMLPGVQGLSGIDIGCGEGHNTRLLAKKGAAICAIDISEVFIQNALEEEAQHPLGIAYQIASAIELPFENNQFDFATSFMCLMDIPELEQALTEAYRVIKPGGFFQFSITHPCFDTPVRVNKRDVNGKTYAIEISDYFKHIHGDIEEWIFGAAPAHYKSAFPKFKVPKFSRTLSQWVNTLVKTGFIIEEFNEPCPSNEVVAQQPRLQDSQQVPYFLQVRCRKAL, from the coding sequence ATGGATCATATAGAAGTAGGTAAATACTGGAACGATAATGCCCTTGCGTGGACCACCATTGCCAGAGCGGGCTTTGATATTTACAGAGACCATCTGAATACGCCAGCCTTCTTTAATATGTTACCTGGTGTACAAGGCTTAAGCGGTATTGACATTGGGTGCGGCGAAGGCCATAATACCCGCCTATTGGCAAAGAAGGGAGCTGCCATCTGCGCTATTGATATTTCTGAAGTCTTTATCCAAAATGCCTTGGAAGAAGAGGCGCAACATCCATTAGGCATAGCCTACCAGATAGCCAGCGCTATTGAGCTGCCCTTTGAAAATAACCAGTTTGACTTTGCCACTTCCTTCATGTGCCTGATGGACATTCCGGAATTGGAGCAGGCACTAACCGAGGCCTACCGCGTGATCAAGCCCGGTGGCTTTTTCCAGTTTTCCATTACCCATCCTTGTTTTGATACACCGGTTCGGGTAAATAAGAGAGATGTAAATGGGAAAACTTATGCAATAGAGATAAGTGATTATTTTAAGCACATACATGGTGATATAGAAGAATGGATTTTTGGTGCTGCGCCGGCGCACTATAAGAGCGCCTTTCCTAAGTTTAAAGTACCTAAGTTTTCCCGCACCTTGTCGCAATGGGTAAATACCCTGGTGAAAACCGGGTTTATCATTGAGGAGTTCAATGAACCCTGCCCCAGTAATGAAGTAGTAGCGCAGCAGCCTCGCCTACAAGACAGTCAGCAAGTGCCGTATTTTTTACAGGTGCGCTGTAGAAAAGCTTTGTAA
- a CDS encoding YybH family protein, with the protein MKNMIVKGASLVCFISLLIACNEKKEEPQKEAPQAVTVDKEQIKKEIQAKEDSFAAVYNSGELRNIGYYADDAVSFFQNRAPLVGKQTIIEFLKNDIPSTADRISFTTKEVFVSNDGNQVVEIGSFKVVDSTQAPINTGNYMSLFEKRNGKYVVVRDMSASDMPFK; encoded by the coding sequence ATGAAAAACATGATTGTAAAAGGGGCGTCATTAGTATGTTTCATAAGTTTACTAATCGCCTGTAATGAAAAGAAAGAAGAACCGCAAAAAGAAGCACCGCAAGCGGTAACGGTTGATAAAGAACAAATCAAAAAAGAAATTCAGGCTAAGGAAGATTCCTTTGCGGCGGTTTATAATAGCGGAGAACTAAGAAACATCGGCTATTATGCAGATGATGCGGTAAGCTTTTTTCAAAACAGAGCACCATTAGTGGGGAAGCAAACCATAATAGAGTTTTTAAAAAATGATATACCCTCAACTGCTGATCGAATTTCATTTACAACAAAGGAGGTTTTTGTTTCCAATGATGGAAACCAGGTGGTAGAAATTGGTTCTTTTAAAGTGGTGGATTCTACCCAAGCGCCAATCAATACAGGAAACTATATGAGTTTATTTGAAAAGAGAAATGGTAAATATGTTGTTGTAAGAGATATGAGTGCTTCTGATATGCCATTTAAATAA
- a CDS encoding DUF983 domain-containing protein, whose product MCATKADVKPNIVLSILQNKCPRCRRGKLYKYGNPYNLRKFMVMNAHCPVCGQVLDMEPGFYYGTNMVSYTLAVLISLFSFFLWWLTIGFSLSDSRFFWWIGLNAVMLVLLQPPLMRISRTIWIYFFVKYSPQWSEGDVMHAERINKDQMNAW is encoded by the coding sequence ATGTGTGCAACAAAGGCCGATGTAAAACCCAATATTGTTTTAAGTATCCTACAAAATAAATGTCCACGCTGCCGCAGGGGTAAGTTGTATAAATACGGCAACCCCTACAACCTGAGAAAATTTATGGTCATGAATGCGCACTGCCCGGTATGCGGACAAGTGCTGGATATGGAGCCTGGTTTTTACTATGGTACCAATATGGTGAGTTATACATTGGCTGTGTTGATCAGTCTTTTTTCCTTTTTTCTATGGTGGCTTACAATTGGCTTTTCACTTTCCGACTCACGCTTCTTTTGGTGGATTGGACTGAACGCTGTGATGCTGGTGTTATTGCAGCCACCGCTAATGCGCATCTCTCGTACTATTTGGATCTACTTCTTTGTGAAGTACAGTCCACAATGGAGCGAAGGTGATGTAATGCATGCGGAGCGCATTAATAAGGATCAGATGAATGCGTGGTAG
- a CDS encoding NAD-dependent epimerase/dehydratase family protein, which yields MDTIKVIITGATGMVGEGVLLECLQNEKVSDVLIVSRRHYDLQHPKLKELLVPDFFNIEAFAEQLKIYDACFYCAGISSIGVKEDAYTKITYDTTLHFAKVLLGLNPNMVFNFVTGRHTDSTEQGKSMWARVKGKTENALLKLPFKGQYNFRPGFMKPFKEQKNVKAVFKPIIFLYPKLFSASSLTMEQVGRAMIKTVTNGYRKQILEVSDIKELSRNS from the coding sequence ATGGACACAATAAAAGTAATCATAACAGGGGCTACAGGAATGGTGGGTGAAGGGGTATTATTGGAATGTTTGCAAAATGAAAAGGTGTCAGACGTATTGATTGTTAGCCGCCGGCATTACGACCTGCAACATCCAAAACTAAAAGAGTTGCTGGTACCTGACTTTTTTAATATTGAGGCGTTCGCAGAACAATTAAAAATATATGATGCCTGCTTTTATTGTGCCGGCATCAGTTCTATTGGAGTGAAGGAAGATGCGTATACAAAAATTACTTACGACACTACCTTGCATTTTGCAAAGGTCTTGTTAGGCCTAAATCCAAATATGGTATTCAATTTTGTTACAGGCCGTCACACCGACAGCACTGAACAGGGAAAATCCATGTGGGCAAGAGTGAAAGGCAAAACAGAAAATGCATTACTGAAACTTCCCTTCAAAGGACAATACAATTTTCGTCCAGGCTTTATGAAACCCTTTAAAGAACAGAAAAATGTAAAAGCCGTTTTTAAGCCTATTATCTTTCTATACCCCAAGCTTTTTTCAGCCAGTTCGCTAACAATGGAGCAAGTAGGAAGAGCCATGATAAAAACAGTAACGAATGGTTACCGTAAACAAATTTTGGAGGTCAGCGACATAAAAGAACTGTCAAGGAATAGTTGA